The genomic window CAGAGTATAgcctaattatatatttaaaaaaaaacattagtctGCCAAAAACACTGTTTATACTAAGACAGTTTTATCGTGAGGTAAGTCTGAGTTAGACAAAACGTGGGGCCCTTTTATTCACAATATCAAGGAGACAGTAGCtcacccccccaaaaaaaaaaaaaaaagtattccaaaATGCACGATTTGCATcctatttttaagtttaatagtACTCATGCACTCCCCTTCCTCTTAAAACTGGCACTGCATTTATGTTACAAACCTTGACAACTGGATTATCTTGATGATACTGCTTCAGTTTCTCTTCAACCCTTTCTAACATTACTCGAATAAAACGAATGATGGCGATGATTAAAGAACCAAATGCAAGAGTACCCAGATGATATCGAAATGTTCGATACGAGCTCGATAATAAAGGAGTTGAAGGTACGTCTCTCTTTTTATCAAATGCCCAATACCATGAAGCAAACGCACCAGCCAATATCATTTGCCCCATAGCTGATATAAAGAACAGACCCCAGAATAATCCAAAAAGATTGATAAGTTGAAGTATATTTGCCACATCCGTTGGGCCATATCGAAAAAATTCACATCGAGATAGTTTACAGTCAGGGCTACTGCTGCagttaaatatttctatatggCACGAATCCCCAGTCTTGAAAGGAACTTTTCCATTCATGCAATCTAGGTATAAGGAATCTTAGTATTCGTATCTAACtagctatatttaaaaataatcattattaccTGCACATGTGTCACCATTTAAGTTAACTCGATACTGAGCTTCTCCAGAAGATGCAAAAAACATTGCAACAATTATGAACCAAAAAATGACGACGAGTTCACCAAAAAATGGTAAAATCGGATACCATAATGTACTCATCATACCTCCAACAGCTTTAGAAGCTTCTTCTATTAACTCAATAGCAATGGCTATCCTAGAAAACGAAGATTAGACTTgggaaatgaatatatatatatatgtaggtatgtatagTACTATACCGATAAACTTACCTCGTTCTTAGAATAATGAGTAACAGAACAAGTACGATTACAATAACTGAGCTTACAATCAAAATCCCTAACCAGAGCTTTGGATTGTGAGTTATTTCAGCAAATCTGCTTTCAAATCCAAGATCAAATTCATAATCAGATGTGTATACAAAGTCTTTTAATTCGGCATatttaaagtaagaaaatacTGCACATCCAACAAGAGAAGCTAGTGATAGCACAAGTGTTGTCCAAATCATAACTTTGGCTGTAAATCTCATGAGAGTAATCCACAGTAATGCAATAGCCATGGCAAATACAAGACCCAAAATAATGACCCAATAAGTATTCGATAAATCATTAAACGCTTTTTCAGAAatctcttttaaatttaaaatatctgcAACGCTCCGGAGAGCCTTAAAAAGCTTTTCCCCCGTGATGGCCGTATTATCCATAGTTTCATCGGTGTCAAAAATAACTGTATTATTGTGCACTTCTTCGTTATTCATGGAATGAAAACTTGGAATACAACGTCCAAGAAGGGGTTTACTCGTGAGAACCCAAGAGGGACAAAGTCGGTTTCTAATTAGTTCCTTCCCATTTTCCCTATCATTCTCAAAATCTTCCTTCTTGGCTCGAATACTACAATAAGGTCGCATTTTATCACGTACGTCTCTAATTTTAGCTTCCGCCCAAAAGCTCATTATTGTTGACGGACATTCTGCAACACATACTTGAGGTGTAGGGCAACCCGATGTCAACGCACTTGGACGTAAACATTCCATCAGATTGAAGAAAAGTAAATGTGGCCGTCCCCTAATAAGGAGACCAATAGAATAAGACAACTactaaatgataattaatttaataattactcGTTGTTTTGACGACCGCATATTTCACCATTTGAATCGGAGGGATAAATGAGCTTAGTAGGATTTCCCTATAAAAGGCacataataaagaaaagatTTAATTTCCTCCCCCGCCCTCAAATATCAAAACCATACCCATGTGAAAGAAAGTAGTCCAATGCCAATCCAACAGGTAATGAAAACAATTAATAGAAGTAAGCAAATGACATCAGTGCAAGAGCGTTTCTTGATGGGTCCCTTAAAAGTGGGTTCATATTTTTTCGGACTTCCGTATAATTTAGTCAACTCCTCTTCCTCCATATCGTTGCCACtctatgtttatattatatatccgTCACAACTTTGGCACAAGGAAACTGAAAAGTAAATAACGCAATGAGGACGAGTATTGACGAGTAAAAAGTACTAATAgatactattatattatttatttaattattcatgaactaacataattttttttgatagatagtGATATTGCTTATTAGTGGAATTGTAGTCATAGAGACCACAGgctcttttttacttttaattaattagggatttttaattatatgttatttcGTATAAGGAACCCTTTAGCtatcttagaaaataaatatataattattcattctgaTATCATTAGATAAGAGTAAAATTGTTCTCTTTACGGAAAACGCTTCTCAATGATAACTTGtgagaaagttaaaaaaaattaatgttgataAGCTTTAAGAGTTTCCTGTTGGCTGTTAGCATATATCcctttattatatgtaaataatatttattctaggtcattttaaagtaatcaaaatgttattttgtgtgttaaattgtaatttgtaacaTACcatcaaagaattaaaaaaacttgcagaCCGCGCAACTGATAACGTTTCAAGCGTGCTTCAAATGACTGACAATATTCTTCGGAATTCAAACAAAATCTACATCAATCGTGAGAAGAAGAGGGCTGctagagaagaagaaatagaATAAAGAGAGCAAGCAGcaaggaataataattttatcaagaaCTACTACAGTACACAAAACATGCCCTCTTCTCgtagtatataatattaaaaaaaaccgcCACTTTAGAGGAGGAATGCAACTACCTCTTCTCAATCTTCATCTTACATCGttatatcaaatattgaatGAGGGCATCTATACAATAATTGAGACACACTCCAAGatccaatatattatttacttaagtCAATTATGGCTGCCTTTCCACTTTAAGACCAAAGAagacaaatacatattattctgtataaagaatacaaaagcgtatAATGTACGCAAAAAACGAGGAAGAACAAAGGTTATTGTTCTTATGGAAAAATCCCTTTAGTTTATATAggaatgttattattataacagatattattataaatataattataaaatagaaaaaatgtaagTCATTTCCAATCCACTAGGTAATTTGAGCCCTTCTAACTCCTTTTAACGATATTTTACCTTAATTCATTATTGCCTCCATTATACAACGTTTTATACCGATGTATATGAGctgttaataatataataaatatactagggtcatttcatataaaaaatgtacacttttttaaattttttcctgattaatttgatcaaaaatgatcTAGAACAGGAATTATCAGCCTTTTTTTGTGAtgtacaacttgtaaaatatttatttaacccaagtaccccCTTACCAGAACAAAGCATTTTTAGATTCAGTGAtgtacaacttgtaaaatattctttcaaaatctcaagtaccccttgAAGTGCttccaagtaccccaaggggCACACGTATCCCCATTTGAGATCCACTGGTCTAGAATACCCTTGCGTTTTGGATTGTAGTTCATAAAACACCCATTTGATGGATGCATATAATCATTTGATAGCGATTGAGTTATGCAACTAAatactttaaacattttttgtttattctgttaaaaaagATTGGTTGACctagactatattttttttaccttaatatCTTAAACATCAAATCATCTGAAATCATGAAAGCTGGGATCTAATAAAGGTTATTCTTCATTATATCCCAGGCAGGATAAAGTTAGTGCGAAGAAAAATCCtctgataattattataaaacttttatcagAACAAGATCAAATTAACATATCgctttaggaaaaaaaaagattagagtgGGGGGTCTATGGGATTGAGAGATAAGAGAGGTTTAAGTTGttcattcaatatataaaattaaacaataaaatttcacgtctaatgatttttaaaaggtttaatGGTGATACAGTTAGGTAAATCCTgtgtttttaaagcaatttacgTGTAAttcattctcaaaaataatatatttcaattattggaaaaaaaatgttggacttttttttaaatattcctcatttttaatttaatttttattttgatgaaaattgacATGACCTAAAAAAATCGGGCatattatgaatttatcaaAAGTCCCTGGACAATCCGGataggaattaaaaaaaggacgatattctattatatatgaatattgaatatacatagtCTCATAGAATATTCAATGTTAAGGGAgcttctataataaaataatatatcaatgcTTTTAAAGTGTTAATCCCATACGTAATCTTTGCTAATCAGCAAAAAAATCCCTTTAGCTGATAAGGCAATTTCACCATGCATGgagagaattaattaattacctaggttttttaatcaaaacagtGACTAAAAACTATACAACCCTGTTTACGTACAGATTCacgtatttaaaaatgttttgtagagTAGTGTATCTCAAAGTGTGTGCCGCGGCAAGCTGGGACTCCCTCTGACTGTCTCAGGGGAGCCTCCAAAAAATAAGCCATaagaacatttaattttttagatcaGTGACGGTTTTAGGAGTTAAGGAAGGGGATtgtgacataaaaaaatttaagaacacctaaatattaatattttggatcttgcttattttagacttttttcaatatttttattttggacatccttatattaatttgacttttatttcaagtcgaattaaaattgtattaaccCATAATGTACTTATAATTAAAGAGTCTACGGACGCTCTGAACAGGATGTTAAAAGATAACATGTCGGAGGGGAGGGGGAAAGACGACTAATGGTCACCCCATTtaatttaacactttttttttgcgaaatatGTAGGATATGTTTCCACCACTCATATGTCTATATAAGCAACATTAACCTTTCTGACTTCATATCTCAAAATCTGAAATATCTCGACGGGATTCTTAGAATTCAAGAGTTTGAGTTGAAAACTGCCAATAAAGTAGCAACTGATAGATATCAGAGTAGATAAATAAGATTTGGAGACATGGAACTGGTTAGGTTTTGTATATCAGTGGAAAATAAGTACACAGTGGCTTCAAATAGCGCTGCTCTTATTCTGCTATCAATATCACCCCCCAActtataagataattaattatctgtgTAAACTGATCTTTTTAAGGTCTAATACATGGTAAGTATTGATTACTTAAGTATGCAAATGACTCCTCTAtgtgataatgataatttataattaccattcagggaattatatatatactaatatgagTAAACAACTCTCTTGCCCTATTGGGGACATTTGCatagttatttttcatcattttttatacaggGGTGCTctgattggaaaaaaattgagaaacacTGTTATATAGTAAAACagtatcattataaaaataaacgtaCAAggactacataaatatattttaattactatttttaaatctgAAGGTTGCTTACTTAGTAAATAAATCTTGTACCAAGGCACTTAAGATTTAAACTGTATTTCTCAAAAGCTTTACATTACTTTGAGGATGAAactatgaattacatattatttacatggatattatgtaatatgtaattGTATTGAACAACATAATTGAAGACAAAATTCGTTTATATTACCATTAACAACTGCAAGTAGCTTAGTTTTACAGCCCGCTATGTAGTCAGTCAAGttttgtatataagtatattatactcagctttttgta from Lepeophtheirus salmonis chromosome 1, UVic_Lsal_1.4, whole genome shotgun sequence includes these protein-coding regions:
- the LOC121130275 gene encoding choline transporter-like protein 2 produces the protein MEEEELTKLYGSPKKYEPTFKGPIKKRSCTDVICLLLLIVFITCWIGIGLLSFTWGNPTKLIYPSDSNGEICGRQNNEGRPHLLFFNLMECLRPSALTSGCPTPQVCVAECPSTIMSFWAEAKIRDVRDKMRPYCSIRAKKEDFENDRENGKELIRNRLCPSWVLTSKPLLGRCIPSFHSMNNEEVHNNTVIFDTDETMDNTAITGEKLFKALRSVADILNLKEISEKAFNDLSNTYWVIILGLVFAMAIALLWITLMRFTAKVMIWTTLVLSLASLVGCAVFSYFKYAELKDFVYTSDYEFDLGFESRFAEITHNPKLWLGILIVSSVIVIVLVLLLIILRTRIAIAIELIEEASKAVGGMMSTLWYPILPFFGELVVIFWFIIVAMFFASSGEAQYRVNLNGDTCADCMNGKVPFKTGDSCHIEIFNCSSSPDCKLSRCEFFRYGPTDVANILQLINLFGLFWGLFFISAMGQMILAGAFASWYWAFDKKRDVPSTPLLSSSYRTFRYHLGTLAFGSLIIAIIRFIRVMLERVEEKLKQYHQDNPVVKAILCCCKCCFWCLEKFMRFLNRNAYIMTAIYGYNFCSSAREAFSLLMRNAVRVIVLDSVTDFILLLSKMFIVGIVGIGTFFVFSGKITFLILPQLNYPLLPISIILIGTFFIADSFFGVYEMAVDTLFLCFLEDIERHDGTPEKPYYMSKNLKKILGYSKSKKVSPAPKSTTKSE